In a genomic window of Brevinematia bacterium:
- the accB gene encoding acetyl-CoA carboxylase biotin carboxyl carrier protein, with protein sequence MNENKQLPIKEIRKLAELFHDNQLEELLIETEELCVKFSKGTKSYSSPIITPGLNIQQVVPPTPITQQPQQPLQAPRQQPSISPEPTKTQQDPFADETKYHKVKSPINGTFYRAPSPGAEPFVKEGDHVNAGQTLCIVEAMKVMNEIKSPVSGKIVKILKNNAEIVKSEDALMIIEMV encoded by the coding sequence ATGAACGAAAACAAGCAACTACCCATAAAAGAGATAAGGAAGCTCGCAGAGTTATTTCACGATAACCAACTAGAGGAGTTACTGATAGAAACAGAAGAACTGTGTGTAAAATTTTCAAAAGGAACTAAGTCATATTCTTCTCCCATAATTACTCCCGGACTGAACATACAACAAGTAGTTCCTCCAACTCCTATAACCCAACAGCCCCAACAACCTCTACAAGCTCCAAGACAACAACCCTCTATCTCACCTGAACCTACTAAAACCCAACAAGACCCCTTCGCAGATGAAACTAAATACCATAAAGTCAAATCCCCAATAAACGGAACATTCTACAGAGCACCTTCCCCCGGAGCCGAACCCTTTGTCAAAGAAGGAGACCACGTAAACGCTGGACAAACCCTTTGCATCGTTGAAGCAATGAAAGTGATGAATGAAATCAAATCTCCCGTCTCAGGAAAAATTGTAAAAATACTGAAAAACAACGCAGAAATTGTAAAATCAGAAGATGCTTTAATGATAATAGAAATGGTATAA
- a CDS encoding ABC transporter permease subunit translates to MRKIWYVLKKELIVYFTTPVAYIAMLAFLVISGYLFHFYISYTRISDMSRVLNNMIIAGMFVSPILTMRLLAEEKKLGTYELLKTSPIHIYQIVVGKYLASIIIFLSGLLLTSVYVVIMAVYGKPDFGTIVSGYIGFVLTMSTFLSIGLLASSLSQNQMVAGIIGFALIFLLWFIDVLSGIVADETISNILSEISFLNHYSNFLTGIIDTKDVTFFIFWIILSLVITTKILETSSWKN, encoded by the coding sequence ATGAGAAAGATTTGGTATGTTTTGAAAAAAGAGCTCATAGTCTATTTTACAACACCAGTTGCATACATAGCAATGCTTGCATTTCTAGTAATATCCGGATACCTATTCCACTTTTATATCTCCTATACCAGAATCTCAGACATGAGTAGAGTGCTAAACAATATGATAATAGCAGGAATGTTTGTATCCCCGATCCTGACAATGAGACTACTTGCAGAAGAAAAAAAACTAGGCACCTACGAACTTCTTAAAACATCACCCATCCACATATACCAGATCGTGGTAGGTAAATATCTGGCAAGCATTATCATATTCCTCAGCGGTCTTCTCCTCACTTCAGTATATGTAGTAATCATGGCTGTTTACGGAAAACCCGATTTTGGGACAATTGTCTCAGGATACATTGGTTTTGTTTTGACAATGAGCACATTTCTATCTATTGGACTTCTTGCGTCTTCACTTTCACAAAACCAGATGGTTGCAGGAATAATAGGATTCGCTCTTATCTTCCTACTGTGGTTTATAGATGTTCTTAGTGGAATAGTTGCAGACGAAACAATATCAAATATCCTCTCAGAAATTTCTTTTCTAAACCATTATTCAAACTTTCTAACAGGCATAATTGATACAAAAGATGTTACCTTTTTCATCTTCTGGATAATTCTAAGCTTGGTTATCACAACAAAAATTCTTGAGACCAGTTCGTGGAAAAATTAA
- a CDS encoding polymer-forming cytoskeletal protein — protein sequence MRDEISRIIKEEHIPIKKVNTIIGVNTIFRGNFVVEGPLRVDGNYEGNIKSLDLIIVGSSGKVKGDIFGETVVVGGKVKGNIFAIREIILLGTSSVIGDLSSQKILIDEGARFKGRFNRVGKEEIMEIFSAEVSPYLEEERKKWSW from the coding sequence ATGAGAGATGAGATAAGTAGAATCATAAAGGAAGAACACATACCTATAAAGAAAGTAAACACGATAATTGGTGTAAACACTATTTTCAGGGGAAACTTTGTTGTTGAGGGACCTCTCAGGGTGGATGGTAATTATGAGGGAAATATAAAGTCTTTGGATTTGATAATAGTCGGTTCTAGCGGTAAGGTTAAGGGTGATATATTTGGTGAAACTGTAGTAGTTGGAGGGAAAGTGAAAGGTAATATTTTTGCGATTAGGGAAATAATCCTTCTTGGAACTTCTTCTGTGATTGGTGATCTCTCATCACAGAAGATTCTTATAGATGAAGGAGCAAGGTTTAAGGGTAGATTCAATAGAGTAGGTAAAGAGGAGATTATGGAAATATTTTCCGCGGAAGTAAGCCCTTATTTGGAGGAGGAGAGGAAGAAGTGGAGTTGGTAG
- a CDS encoding TldD/PmbA family protein yields MLEFFEQEIGRVQADFCDLRFESLEGTQISVSETGVEEVSVKKSSGGAVRVLDKGGLAFSSFNSPERVRDVLKSTQISARVLGAKSNVDIARYSKVEDKVRTKYEIDPFSVALEDKVNLCKEYAGILKSSSKVRSVKVKYLDYSKKKFYVNSEGSRLEMEFVYSGITLVAYAVDGNNVQRSSESVAKYGGFEVVKNFHSLAEEVSKRAVDLLYAEQVFGGKYDVVIDPRLTGVFVHEAFGHLSEADHVYGNQRLMEVMKIGRRFGPEFLNIIDDGSIDTTVGYTPYDDEGIPSQRTYLVRNGILSSRLHSRLTSKVMGEPLSGNARALSYEYSPIVRMTNTFIDNGDTPVEELFERLGNGLYVVDFLGGQTNLEMFTFSAAYGYKVENGKPTKLVRDITLTGNVFETLNNIVMIGNDLKLHSTMGGCGKASQSPLPVGDGGPHILVRDVLIGGKV; encoded by the coding sequence ATGTTGGAATTCTTTGAGCAAGAGATTGGTAGAGTGCAAGCTGATTTTTGTGACTTAAGGTTTGAGTCTTTAGAGGGAACTCAGATATCTGTTTCTGAGACGGGGGTGGAGGAGGTTAGTGTAAAGAAGTCTTCTGGAGGAGCTGTTAGGGTTTTGGATAAGGGAGGTTTAGCCTTCTCTTCTTTTAATTCTCCTGAAAGAGTGAGAGATGTTTTAAAGTCAACGCAGATTTCTGCTAGAGTATTGGGAGCAAAATCCAATGTTGACATTGCTAGGTATTCTAAGGTTGAGGATAAGGTTCGCACTAAGTATGAGATAGATCCTTTCTCTGTTGCACTTGAAGATAAGGTTAATCTCTGTAAGGAATATGCTGGAATTCTTAAGAGTAGTTCCAAGGTAAGAAGTGTGAAGGTAAAGTATTTAGATTATAGTAAAAAGAAATTCTATGTAAACTCTGAGGGTAGTAGATTGGAGATGGAATTTGTCTACAGTGGTATAACACTGGTTGCGTATGCTGTAGATGGGAATAATGTGCAAAGGAGCTCAGAATCTGTTGCAAAATATGGAGGATTTGAGGTTGTCAAGAATTTTCATTCTTTAGCGGAGGAAGTTTCTAAAAGAGCTGTTGATCTTCTTTATGCTGAGCAAGTTTTTGGTGGTAAGTATGATGTGGTGATAGATCCTAGACTTACAGGTGTTTTTGTTCATGAGGCTTTTGGACATTTATCTGAGGCTGATCATGTGTATGGAAACCAAAGGCTTATGGAGGTTATGAAGATTGGAAGAAGGTTTGGTCCTGAGTTTCTAAATATAATAGATGATGGGAGTATTGATACCACTGTTGGGTATACTCCATACGATGATGAAGGAATTCCATCTCAGAGGACATATTTGGTTAGGAATGGTATTCTTAGTTCTAGGTTACATTCCAGACTTACCTCAAAGGTTATGGGAGAACCACTTTCGGGCAATGCTAGGGCACTGTCTTATGAATACTCTCCTATTGTTAGAATGACAAATACTTTCATTGATAATGGTGATACTCCTGTTGAGGAGTTGTTTGAGAGGTTAGGAAATGGGCTTTATGTTGTGGATTTTCTGGGAGGTCAGACTAACCTTGAGATGTTTACTTTCTCTGCTGCTTACGGATATAAGGTTGAGAACGGAAAGCCAACTAAGCTTGTAAGAGATATAACCCTGACGGGGAATGTTTTTGAAACTCTTAACAATATAGTTATGATAGGTAATGATCTTAAGTTGCACAGCACTATGGGAGGTTGCGGTAAAGCATCTCAGTCGCCTTTGCCCGTTGGTGATGGAGGGCCTCACATTCTCGTTAGAGATGTTTTAATTGGTGGTAAGGTTTAA